In Geminocystis sp. NIES-3708, a single window of DNA contains:
- a CDS encoding ABC transporter ATP-binding protein, giving the protein MNDDIILRVENLGKCFKIYDNPWNRAREWLSISKRSYHQPYWSIKDISFEVRRGDFIGIIGENGAGKSTLLKIITGVLRSTEGTYELNGKVLSLLELGTDFNPELSGRANAIYSAELLGFPEGYVQERMEEIAQFSELEEFFDRPMKLYSSGMKIRLAFSLFAFLESDILILDEVLAVGDIFFKQKCYQLLEELIAKKTTIILVTHELGAVQQYCQEVLLLHQGKKIYQGLPKEGIWQFHQLKHGFIQKKSLGIKTDTSSQKSSLPSFNSSDNFSWPNDEFFIPVDFPDASYAQLTRYAMCNSKGEPTLNFLQGEESYIYCEFLIKQDIGVPIVGVSITNKYNVIIHNKTSFQHKINVPSQVNKGDCIRFSRHITLSIEPNEYVLNIAFGTMSKDDYASLNVVLKDEFISHLQVGDVYDGIVAFNLLHRYSYDEHSHFGICNLLGDCQIQVKPNKQKI; this is encoded by the coding sequence ATGAATGATGACATTATTTTGCGCGTAGAAAACCTAGGTAAATGTTTTAAGATTTATGATAATCCTTGGAATAGGGCTAGGGAATGGCTCAGTATAAGCAAGCGCAGCTATCATCAACCATATTGGTCAATTAAAGATATTTCCTTTGAAGTGCGTCGAGGTGATTTTATTGGTATTATTGGCGAAAATGGTGCCGGTAAAAGTACATTACTTAAAATCATTACAGGAGTACTACGATCAACAGAAGGAACCTATGAATTAAATGGTAAAGTTCTTTCACTATTGGAATTAGGGACTGATTTTAATCCGGAACTTAGTGGTAGGGCAAATGCTATTTATAGTGCCGAATTGTTAGGTTTTCCAGAAGGTTATGTTCAAGAAAGAATGGAAGAAATCGCTCAGTTTTCTGAGTTGGAAGAATTTTTTGATCGGCCGATGAAATTATATTCATCTGGAATGAAAATAAGACTAGCTTTCTCCCTCTTCGCTTTCTTGGAGAGTGATATCTTAATATTAGATGAGGTTTTAGCAGTTGGCGATATTTTTTTCAAACAAAAATGTTATCAGCTTCTCGAAGAACTTATTGCTAAAAAAACAACAATTATTTTAGTTACTCATGAGTTAGGTGCTGTGCAGCAATATTGTCAAGAAGTCTTATTATTACATCAAGGCAAAAAAATCTATCAAGGTCTTCCGAAGGAAGGTATTTGGCAGTTTCATCAGCTCAAGCATGGATTTATACAGAAGAAATCTCTGGGCATAAAAACAGATACTTCTAGCCAAAAATCATCTCTACCATCATTTAATAGTTCCGATAATTTTTCTTGGCCTAATGATGAATTTTTCATTCCTGTGGATTTTCCCGATGCTAGTTATGCTCAACTAACTCGCTATGCTATGTGTAATTCTAAAGGTGAGCCGACCTTAAATTTTTTACAAGGTGAAGAATCCTATATCTATTGTGAATTCCTGATTAAGCAAGATATAGGTGTGCCGATTGTTGGTGTGAGCATTACTAATAAGTATAATGTAATAATTCATAACAAAACTTCATTTCAGCACAAAATTAATGTTCCTAGCCAGGTTAATAAGGGCGATTGCATTCGCTTCAGTCGCCATATTACCTTGAGTATAGAGCCGAACGAATATGTTCTTAATATTGCATTCGGTACGATGTCTAAGGATGATTATGCCTCCTTAAACGTAGTTTTAAAAGATGAGTTTATTAGCCACTTACAAGTAGGCGATGTTTATGACGGAATTGTGGCGTTTAATCTTCTTCATCGTTACAGCTATGATGAACACTCGCATTTTGGAATTTGTAACTTACTCGGTGATTGCCAAATCCAAGTCAAGCCAAATAAGCAGAAAATATAA
- a CDS encoding glycosyltransferase family 4 protein, which yields MDLVMEDNKSILTIVLVTTEYVTEDFFDGGLSNYVHRAALGLKKLGHKPIVFVLSHENEDVFIHKGIEVHRFRVYTGIFFEIFNSRKYNDSLFRFWNWITFGKLYHSTIQVLMSWQLREKLKQIEHPISLVQYPNCAALGLFHLKNVPKVTRISGYLPQWNDAYGLKRTLDIWLMEKQEDLANKLSDALFCPSKLNAITIEKIVRKNVEVIETPFIIETESLNYSIYKEYLEGKQYLLFFGTIGIMKGCGLIAEIIYSLLAFKENLFFVFVGKDKDYMGFQGKSTMDKIRENAGENKDRVIHFDRLTHDYLYPIVANANAVVLPSRIDNFPNTCIEAMGHKRIVIGTNGTSFEQLIEDGVSGFLCENDNSQDLLRVIKEVLNLTEKKRLEIGEKAYQRIQDLQPEKVINQLVDFYRQTIDDFHSKY from the coding sequence ATGGATTTAGTTATGGAAGATAATAAATCAATTTTAACAATTGTTTTAGTCACAACTGAGTATGTTACTGAAGACTTTTTTGATGGTGGACTATCTAACTATGTTCATAGAGCTGCCTTAGGGTTAAAAAAACTTGGACATAAACCGATTGTTTTCGTTCTCTCTCACGAAAATGAGGATGTATTTATTCATAAAGGTATTGAAGTACATAGATTTAGAGTTTACACTGGGATATTTTTTGAAATATTTAACTCTAGAAAGTACAATGATTCTCTATTTAGATTTTGGAATTGGATAACTTTTGGAAAACTGTATCACTCTACTATCCAAGTTTTAATGAGTTGGCAATTAAGAGAGAAACTCAAACAAATTGAACATCCCATATCTCTTGTTCAATATCCAAATTGTGCTGCCCTTGGACTATTCCACCTAAAAAATGTCCCTAAAGTAACTCGTATTTCTGGATATTTGCCTCAATGGAATGATGCCTATGGATTAAAAAGAACACTCGATATTTGGTTAATGGAAAAGCAAGAAGATTTGGCTAATAAACTATCGGATGCTTTATTTTGTCCTAGCAAACTCAATGCAATAACAATAGAAAAGATTGTTAGAAAAAATGTTGAGGTTATCGAAACACCGTTTATCATTGAGACTGAATCACTAAATTATAGTATTTACAAAGAGTATTTGGAAGGTAAACAATATTTACTATTCTTTGGAACAATTGGAATAATGAAGGGATGCGGATTAATTGCAGAAATAATTTATTCTTTGTTGGCTTTTAAGGAAAATTTGTTCTTTGTTTTTGTGGGAAAGGATAAAGACTATATGGGATTTCAGGGAAAAAGTACGATGGATAAAATCAGAGAAAATGCAGGGGAAAATAAGGACAGAGTAATTCATTTTGACAGGTTAACTCACGATTATCTTTATCCAATTGTTGCTAATGCTAATGCTGTGGTTTTACCATCTAGAATAGATAATTTTCCTAATACCTGTATTGAGGCTATGGGACATAAACGAATTGTTATTGGTACAAATGGCACAAGTTTTGAACAATTAATCGAAGATGGAGTAAGTGGTTTTTTGTGCGAAAATGATAACTCTCAAGATCTGTTAAGAGTTATAAAGGAAGTGTTAAACTTAACCGAAAAAAAAAGATTGGAAATAGGGGAAAAAGCATATCAGAGAATACAGGATTTACAACCAGAAAAGGTTATTAATCAGCTTGTTGATTTTTACAGACAAACGATCGATGATTTTCATTCAAAATATTGA
- a CDS encoding thiamine pyrophosphate-dependent enzyme, whose product MSDSILHSNPSPLSPDLLNQFLNLYQNMITAREIDYIEEQYVTQGEAFFHVSGGGHEAVAMLNPHLISADYLHLHYRDKALMLARGISPEMFFHSLFAKNDSHSRGRQMSAFMSDRNTNIVNMVVLVGNNALQAVGIAAQIKENPNHPLVVCALGDGTTQQGEVIEAIGEAVRFSLPVLFLIEDNRFSISTVTDKKTFYKLPDQTPETFYGLPIHRVKGWDCIACYETFEKIISSIRHTRKPALIVMTLERLNSHTNADDQTLYRQVSEIDRIRAEADPIKNLRNYLQQLGVTTKELEKIDADIQKSVKNAAKKSQSSCDPQAIFHAKKTLSHGLSDPSSEYTGYNSANRLTMREAICKVFWHRMKREPQITLYGEDIEDPKGDVFGLTKGLSTEFPGRIINSPLSESTIIGTCIGRALAGGRPVAFLQFADFMPLAFNQIISELGSIYWRTDGEWECPVIVMISCGGYRPGLGPFHSQSLESIAVHTPGIDVVMCSTAGDAAGTLNAAFDSHRPTLFFYPKSCLNLVDLTATTSSDVHKQFVPIGKARIVRTGSDITFVAYGNLVQKCSQAAEALAIVGIQSEVIDLRWLSPWDSETVIASVRKTGKLIVTHEDNHSCGMGGEIMATVAEALNSSVRMKRVTRPDTYIPFNFSNQLEVLPSYKRILESAVDLLDLEIDWIFTPEKSQEGSFMIEAVGVAPSDEVLKVLELCVQVGEEISEGQTVALLETSKAVLDFDSPVNGIIEKIFVGENQKILVGSPLLEVSLSRNHLVAPKPVTREEIGTPVFKQKERKKVSSEASEKKIYPMSFSHKVILPTLTPPSKIERVVSLSSQDKNNLDSIAIVPLKSTGHKIPFFYVHGVTGDHPNVTLDFIKYIDPERPIYGMQALGINGENSPYTKIEDIANYYIQEIQKVVSKGPYLIGGVCMGGSIAFEIAQKMTKHGQEVLPIMMVDSPKPFLLEKDIGFLADTISQQGKFPPPWTYDTEEYLLSVENLTRFRMWKANIKALGNYKPQLYDGKIIYFSATEKMIEGNYFNPTQPNSWKSLVCGGFEMHQIEGNHLSILFDPNAEKLAEKINICLEHFD is encoded by the coding sequence ATGTCAGATTCTATTCTTCATTCTAATCCTTCTCCATTGTCTCCGGACTTGTTGAATCAATTTCTCAATCTTTATCAAAATATGATAACAGCAAGAGAAATTGATTATATAGAAGAGCAATACGTCACCCAAGGTGAAGCATTTTTTCATGTTTCTGGAGGTGGGCATGAGGCGGTTGCGATGCTAAACCCTCATCTCATTTCCGCAGATTACCTACATTTACACTATCGAGATAAAGCTCTGATGCTCGCTCGTGGTATCTCTCCTGAGATGTTTTTTCATAGCCTGTTTGCTAAAAATGATTCCCATTCACGCGGACGTCAAATGAGTGCTTTTATGAGTGATCGCAATACCAACATTGTAAATATGGTAGTACTTGTCGGGAATAATGCTTTACAGGCTGTCGGTATAGCAGCACAGATCAAAGAAAACCCTAATCATCCTTTAGTAGTCTGTGCTTTAGGTGATGGTACAACGCAACAAGGGGAAGTAATTGAAGCTATTGGCGAAGCTGTAAGGTTTTCATTACCAGTTTTGTTTTTAATTGAGGACAATCGTTTCTCTATCTCTACTGTCACCGACAAGAAGACTTTTTATAAATTGCCCGACCAAACTCCAGAGACTTTTTATGGATTGCCAATTCATCGTGTCAAAGGATGGGATTGCATTGCTTGTTATGAGACTTTTGAAAAAATTATCTCTAGCATTCGTCACACAAGGAAACCAGCCCTAATAGTTATGACTCTTGAACGATTGAATAGTCACACTAATGCTGATGATCAAACCCTTTATCGTCAGGTTTCGGAAATCGATCGGATACGAGCAGAAGCCGACCCGATTAAAAACTTGAGAAATTATCTACAGCAATTGGGGGTAACAACTAAGGAACTAGAAAAAATTGATGCTGATATTCAAAAATCAGTCAAAAATGCAGCCAAGAAATCTCAATCTAGCTGTGATCCCCAAGCAATTTTCCATGCTAAAAAAACTTTGTCTCATGGACTGTCTGATCCTTCTAGTGAATATACAGGGTATAACAGTGCAAATCGACTAACCATGCGTGAAGCTATCTGCAAGGTATTTTGGCATCGGATGAAAAGAGAACCACAGATTACTTTATATGGGGAAGACATCGAAGATCCAAAAGGAGATGTATTTGGTTTAACGAAAGGATTGAGTACAGAGTTTCCAGGACGGATCATCAACTCTCCATTGAGTGAATCAACTATTATTGGCACTTGTATCGGTAGAGCACTTGCTGGTGGTCGTCCAGTAGCTTTTTTGCAGTTTGCTGATTTTATGCCTTTGGCTTTCAACCAAATTATTTCTGAGTTAGGGAGTATCTATTGGCGTACCGATGGGGAGTGGGAATGTCCAGTCATCGTTATGATTAGTTGTGGTGGGTATCGTCCAGGACTAGGCCCATTTCATTCTCAGTCTTTAGAATCTATAGCAGTTCATACACCTGGTATTGATGTAGTTATGTGTTCAACGGCAGGAGATGCGGCCGGAACTCTAAACGCCGCTTTTGATTCCCATCGTCCTACCCTATTCTTCTATCCGAAAAGTTGCTTAAATTTGGTTGATTTAACCGCCACCACTTCGTCAGATGTTCATAAACAATTTGTTCCTATCGGTAAGGCTCGTATTGTCCGCACTGGATCTGACATTACGTTTGTTGCTTATGGTAACTTAGTACAGAAATGTAGCCAAGCGGCAGAAGCACTAGCGATTGTGGGTATCCAATCAGAGGTAATCGATCTGCGTTGGCTATCACCTTGGGATTCCGAGACGGTAATTGCTTCAGTTCGTAAGACTGGTAAATTAATTGTTACCCATGAGGATAATCACAGTTGTGGCATGGGAGGTGAAATTATGGCTACTGTTGCCGAGGCACTTAACTCCTCTGTCCGTATGAAACGAGTCACAAGACCTGACACCTATATTCCATTTAATTTTTCTAATCAATTGGAAGTTTTACCATCATATAAGCGGATACTTGAATCTGCTGTCGATCTTTTAGATCTTGAGATAGATTGGATTTTTACACCCGAAAAATCTCAAGAAGGTAGTTTTATGATTGAGGCTGTTGGAGTGGCACCTTCGGATGAAGTTTTAAAGGTTTTAGAGTTATGTGTTCAGGTAGGAGAAGAAATTTCTGAGGGGCAAACGGTAGCATTGTTAGAAACTTCAAAAGCAGTCCTTGATTTTGATAGTCCTGTCAATGGCATTATAGAAAAAATTTTTGTAGGTGAAAATCAAAAAATCTTAGTTGGCTCTCCATTGCTAGAAGTCAGCCTTTCTCGCAACCATTTAGTTGCACCTAAACCAGTCACACGTGAAGAAATAGGGACACCAGTATTTAAACAGAAGGAGCGAAAAAAGGTTTCATCGGAAGCCTCCGAAAAAAAAATCTATCCGATGAGCTTTAGCCACAAAGTTATTCTGCCCACTTTAACACCACCATCAAAAATTGAGAGAGTAGTAAGTTTGTCTTCTCAAGACAAAAACAATTTAGACTCTATAGCTATTGTGCCTCTGAAGTCAACCGGTCATAAAATACCATTTTTCTATGTACATGGGGTAACTGGTGATCATCCAAATGTCACCTTAGATTTTATCAAGTACATCGATCCAGAACGACCAATTTATGGAATGCAAGCGTTAGGAATTAATGGGGAAAATTCCCCTTATACAAAGATAGAGGATATCGCAAATTACTATATTCAGGAAATTCAGAAAGTGGTTTCTAAAGGACCTTATCTAATTGGGGGTGTTTGTATGGGCGGAAGTATTGCTTTTGAAATTGCACAAAAAATGACTAAACACGGTCAAGAAGTATTACCTATTATGATGGTAGATAGTCCCAAGCCATTTCTTTTGGAGAAGGATATTGGGTTCTTAGCAGATACAATTTCTCAACAAGGAAAATTTCCACCACCTTGGACTTATGATACAGAAGAATATCTATTGTCTGTTGAAAATCTTACTAGATTTAGAATGTGGAAGGCAAATATTAAAGCTCTAGGTAACTACAAGCCTCAATTATATGATGGCAAAATCATATATTTTTCAGCTACTGAAAAGATGATTGAGGGCAATTACTTTAATCCTACACAACCAAATAGTTGGAAGAGTCTTGTTTGCGGTGGATTTGAAATGCATCAAATTGAAGGTAATCATCTCTCTATTTTGTTCGATCCTAATGCGGAGAAGCTCGCTGAAAAAATTAATATTTGTTTAGAGCATTTTGATTAA
- a CDS encoding phytanoyl-CoA dioxygenase family protein — protein sequence MRQIFQDNDLQKSFLKKGYVQVPMLSSTQVMYLLEEIAKLRPYDNFAPKNSYHCSFLDPNLEYKRQTYNLIRGIFTPFVNEYLVGYEILNCNFYVKPPHTGEFQIHQNWPAIADINDTTVTIWCPLVDVIESNGAIQVVAGSHKILPHIEAPNSPPYFVNFQEALIEKYLKPFPMKAGEAIIFDDGLIHWSRKNDSDQSRIAIQILCIPSDATPTFFFKECEERFELIHADSEFFLTSHVSDLYGDRKPDWKSVGFVKNQNRLITEEEFAKLLKNGEEIRSQIYS from the coding sequence ATGCGACAAATATTTCAAGACAATGATTTACAGAAAAGCTTTTTGAAAAAAGGCTATGTACAAGTTCCAATGTTATCTTCAACGCAAGTTATGTATCTCTTAGAAGAAATAGCTAAGTTGCGTCCATATGACAATTTTGCACCAAAAAACTCTTACCATTGTTCATTCCTAGACCCAAATCTTGAATATAAACGCCAAACTTACAATCTAATTAGAGGGATATTTACGCCTTTTGTAAATGAATACCTTGTAGGATACGAAATTCTCAACTGCAATTTTTATGTCAAACCTCCCCATACAGGGGAATTTCAAATTCATCAAAACTGGCCAGCGATCGCTGATATTAACGACACTACAGTGACTATTTGGTGTCCGCTAGTGGATGTTATTGAATCAAACGGTGCTATTCAGGTTGTTGCGGGTAGTCATAAAATCCTGCCCCATATCGAAGCACCAAATAGTCCCCCCTATTTTGTAAACTTCCAAGAGGCATTGATTGAGAAATACCTCAAACCGTTCCCAATGAAGGCAGGAGAAGCGATCATTTTTGATGATGGACTCATTCATTGGTCTCGAAAGAATGACTCTGATCAGTCTCGCATTGCGATTCAAATACTCTGTATTCCCAGTGATGCTACCCCAACATTCTTTTTTAAAGAATGTGAGGAGAGATTTGAATTGATTCATGCGGACAGTGAATTCTTCCTCACAAGTCATGTCAGCGACTTGTATGGCGATCGCAAACCTGACTGGAAGAGTGTAGGTTTTGTCAAAAATCAAAATCGTTTGATTACAGAGGAAGAGTTTGCGAAACTTCTCAAAAATGGTGAAGAAATTAGAAGCCAAATCTATTCTTGA
- a CDS encoding phytanoyl-CoA dioxygenase family protein encodes MIVDEKKIILDLKKDGYAVVKFLADQEVVSIQDIYNSLTHNFSSGFVPTMMSNDIHYRQFINSSIKKILAQKMAHFLRSYRLCHWSFLVKHAQRLDSTIGLHYDWSFVDINRFNSVGVWCPLIDVNNYNGCLKVVKGSHNLNNKPSGGYSDFPYKHLLPTIEEKYLTELSIKAGEAVIYDTNIFHGSPPNQTTNERVVLAGLMISIDSTLRYYYCDTEKDASKLEVFEVDDEFYTSNIWGVRPEGLTSLGFVDREFEPITIEDFVNKMDKDRHQNGKPLRWAKDFISKLFG; translated from the coding sequence GTGATAGTTGATGAGAAAAAGATCATTTTAGATCTAAAAAAAGACGGCTATGCTGTCGTTAAATTTTTAGCTGATCAGGAAGTAGTTAGCATACAAGATATCTATAATTCTCTAACCCACAATTTTAGTAGTGGTTTTGTCCCTACTATGATGAGTAATGATATTCATTATCGTCAATTTATTAATAGTAGTATCAAGAAAATTCTTGCTCAAAAAATGGCTCATTTTTTGAGATCATATCGTCTATGTCATTGGAGTTTTCTTGTCAAACACGCCCAAAGATTAGATAGCACAATAGGATTACACTATGATTGGTCATTTGTAGATATAAATAGATTTAATTCTGTGGGGGTTTGGTGTCCTCTGATTGATGTTAATAATTATAATGGTTGTCTTAAAGTAGTTAAAGGTAGTCACAACTTGAATAACAAACCATCAGGAGGGTACAGTGATTTTCCTTATAAACATCTTCTGCCAACAATTGAAGAAAAGTATTTAACGGAATTGTCGATTAAAGCAGGAGAAGCCGTGATTTATGATACAAATATTTTCCATGGTTCGCCACCGAATCAAACTACCAACGAGCGAGTGGTTCTAGCTGGGTTAATGATTTCAATCGATAGTACCTTGCGTTATTATTATTGTGACACTGAAAAGGATGCCTCGAAGTTAGAAGTTTTTGAGGTTGATGATGAGTTTTATACCTCGAACATCTGGGGAGTTAGACCAGAAGGTTTAACTAGCTTGGGTTTTGTCGATCGTGAATTTGAGCCAATAACTATAGAAGATTTTGTTAATAAAATGGACAAAGACCGTCATCAAAATGGGAAACCGTTGAGGTGGGCAAAAGATTTTATTTCAAAATTATTTGGTTAG
- the asnB gene encoding asparagine synthase (glutamine-hydrolyzing): MCGITGILQFQEKANRQDIQLMTNSLSHRGPDGDGIWINGQVAIGHRRLAIIDLDTGGQPLCNEDETIWITFNGEIYNYQELRQQLVSKGHRFKTNSDTEVIVHSYEEWGDSCVQRFRGMFAFGIVDLNRQKVFIARDPLGIKPLYYIFTDTFFAFASEIQALRQLSINLDIDLQAIDQYLWLKYIPAPKTIFQQIKKLLPAHYINITFGGAISESKQYWHLDFKPNNTKNEADWLEEFDFVFKESVKAHLESDVPFGAFLSGGVDSSAIVAYMSQLLEQPVKTFSIGFDEADFNELQYAEIVAQRWKTDHHTEIVKLEALEELLPKLVKHYGEPFGDSSAIPTYYVSKMARQQVTMVLSGDGGDELFAGYNNYLDWMYWLHKYQEEKPRWEKITHPFFYRFWKRDHYPYRIPDLQTWFRHITQMSSDDRLELWRREHNSIVNQPINIFEEEYKKVSNYNWNQKAQYLDIKTYMPSCILTKVDIASMMNGLEVRTPIVDTKVFEFAGSIPESFNIGRNDQGIWEGKLLLKKLLSRYYSDDFLHRRKMGFSPPIEKFLSADGNYRKILEARFLDSGCKIYEYFRPETIKKMIEQEQTNSLWLLLVLDEWLNQNI, translated from the coding sequence ATGTGTGGTATCACTGGCATTCTTCAATTCCAAGAAAAAGCTAATCGTCAAGACATTCAATTAATGACAAATTCCCTTAGTCATCGTGGTCCAGATGGCGACGGGATCTGGATCAATGGACAAGTGGCGATTGGTCATCGGAGATTAGCTATTATCGATTTAGATACAGGAGGGCAACCACTTTGCAATGAAGATGAAACTATATGGATAACATTTAATGGAGAAATTTATAACTATCAAGAACTAAGACAACAGTTAGTTAGTAAAGGTCATAGATTTAAAACCAATTCTGATACAGAAGTAATTGTACATAGTTATGAAGAATGGGGCGATTCTTGTGTCCAAAGATTTCGCGGAATGTTTGCCTTTGGCATTGTTGATTTGAATCGTCAAAAAGTTTTTATTGCTCGTGATCCATTAGGAATTAAGCCTTTATATTATATTTTTACCGATACTTTTTTTGCCTTCGCTTCAGAAATTCAGGCTTTACGTCAACTTTCAATTAACTTAGATATAGATTTACAAGCAATTGATCAATATCTTTGGTTAAAATATATTCCAGCTCCAAAAACCATATTTCAACAGATCAAAAAATTACTTCCAGCTCATTATATTAATATCACCTTTGGCGGTGCTATTTCCGAAAGCAAACAATATTGGCATTTAGACTTCAAGCCCAATAACACTAAAAATGAAGCAGATTGGTTAGAAGAATTTGACTTTGTTTTCAAGGAATCAGTCAAAGCACATTTGGAATCTGATGTTCCCTTCGGAGCGTTTCTCTCAGGAGGTGTTGATTCAAGTGCAATAGTTGCCTACATGAGTCAATTATTAGAACAACCTGTGAAAACTTTCAGTATTGGTTTTGATGAAGCTGATTTTAATGAACTTCAATATGCAGAAATTGTAGCTCAGAGATGGAAAACAGACCACCATACAGAAATTGTTAAACTGGAAGCACTAGAAGAGCTTTTACCTAAATTAGTTAAACATTATGGTGAACCCTTTGGAGACAGTTCAGCAATTCCAACCTATTACGTCAGTAAAATGGCACGTCAACAAGTAACAATGGTTTTGTCAGGGGATGGAGGCGATGAATTGTTTGCTGGCTATAATAATTATCTTGATTGGATGTATTGGCTACATAAATATCAAGAAGAAAAGCCCCGATGGGAAAAAATAACCCATCCTTTTTTTTATCGCTTTTGGAAACGAGATCACTATCCCTATCGTATTCCTGACTTGCAAACTTGGTTTCGGCATATAACTCAAATGTCCTCTGACGATCGCCTTGAATTATGGAGGAGGGAACATAATTCTATCGTTAATCAACCGATAAATATTTTTGAAGAAGAATACAAGAAAGTTAGTAATTATAATTGGAATCAAAAAGCTCAATATTTAGACATCAAAACTTATATGCCTTCTTGTATTTTGACAAAAGTAGATATAGCGAGTATGATGAACGGACTAGAAGTAAGAACACCCATTGTTGATACCAAGGTATTTGAGTTTGCAGGAAGTATTCCTGAGTCTTTTAATATTGGCAGAAACGATCAAGGGATTTGGGAAGGAAAGCTACTTCTTAAAAAATTACTAAGTCGTTATTATTCTGATGATTTTTTACATCGTCGAAAGATGGGATTTAGTCCTCCTATTGAAAAATTTTTGTCTGCTGATGGTAATTATAGAAAAATATTAGAGGCGCGTTTCCTAGATTCTGGGTGTAAAATATATGAATATTTCCGTCCAGAAACAATTAAGAAAATGATTGAACAGGAACAAACTAATTCCCTTTGGTTACTTCTTGTTCTGGATGAATGGCTTAATCAAAATATCTAA
- a CDS encoding phytanoyl-CoA dioxygenase family protein, protein MIFDEEKIILDIKRDGYTIVEFLDYQEIIDIQHFYDSLSHNFNSGFAPTMISNDIHYRQLINSRLKKILAQKMSHFFKSYRLCHWSFLVKQAQRLDSTLGLHYDWSFVDKEKFNSLNIFCPLIDVDNSNGCLKVVKGSHNLNNKPWGVFMDFPYKHLLSIIEDKYLTELPIKAGEAVIFDTRVFHCSPPNQTKTERVVLSGIMIPINSTMRYYHCDTEKNDSKIEVFEVDDEFYTSHIWGVRPEGLTSLGFVDREFEPITIEDFVNKMDKDGHQNGKPLRWAKDFISKLSDYINWDK, encoded by the coding sequence GTGATATTTGATGAAGAGAAGATCATTTTAGATATAAAAAGAGATGGGTATACTATAGTTGAATTTTTAGACTATCAGGAAATAATTGATATACAACATTTCTATGATTCTCTATCCCACAATTTTAATAGTGGTTTTGCACCTACTATGATAAGTAATGATATTCATTATCGTCAATTAATTAATAGTAGGCTCAAGAAAATTCTGGCACAAAAAATGAGCCATTTTTTCAAATCATATCGTCTTTGTCATTGGAGTTTTCTTGTCAAGCAAGCCCAAAGATTAGATAGCACACTAGGGCTACACTATGATTGGTCATTTGTGGATAAAGAAAAATTTAATTCCTTGAATATTTTTTGTCCGCTTATTGATGTTGATAATTCAAATGGTTGTCTTAAAGTAGTTAAAGGTAGTCACAACTTGAATAATAAACCATGGGGAGTATTTATGGATTTTCCTTATAAACATCTTTTATCAATAATTGAAGATAAGTATTTAACGGAGTTGCCGATTAAAGCGGGGGAAGCTGTAATTTTTGATACTAGGGTTTTTCATTGTTCACCACCAAATCAAACTAAGACCGAACGAGTGGTTTTATCAGGCATAATGATCCCTATCAATAGTACCATGCGTTATTATCATTGTGACACTGAAAAAAATGACTCGAAGATAGAAGTTTTTGAGGTTGATGATGAGTTTTATACCTCGCACATCTGGGGAGTTAGACCAGAAGGTTTAACTAGCTTGGGTTTTGTCGATCGTGAATTTGAGCCAATAACTATAGAAGATTTTGTTAATAAAATGGACAAAGACGGTCATCAAAATGGGAAACCGTTGAGGTGGGCAAAAGATTTCATTTCAAAATTATCTGACTATATAAACTGGGATAAATAA